The Rhodobacter sp. CZR27 genome includes a window with the following:
- a CDS encoding DNA cytosine methyltransferase — translation MQLLNQRSCDLALEPMIKKELYTPKAIDLFCGAGGLSLGLTSAGYRIAAALDNDPIATRTYERALGSHVDTASIEEVSGKEILGRANLGRGDCMLLAGGPPCQGFSVQRRGDREDARNGLVLHFMRLVEEVRPQFFLMENVGGLLSKHGKPFLKEMAERAARLNYIIHIELLDAADYGVPQVRKRAFLVGEHAPDLIPRFRFPKRTHSTRRVTVRDAIGDLPTPPADGSPHPGIPNHYREARLSKLNLERIRHVPPGGGREHLPVHLQLACHVNNPGHRHMDVYGRLSWDEPSVTLTARFDSFTRGRFGHPDDDRSLTVREGARLQTFPDHFVFEGNREQGARQVGNAVPPLLAQRIGAAIIEAAAARQEGRLLALP, via the coding sequence ATGCAGCTGCTTAATCAAAGGAGCTGCGATCTGGCTTTGGAACCGATGATAAAAAAAGAACTCTACACGCCCAAGGCGATTGACTTGTTCTGTGGCGCTGGAGGTCTATCTCTCGGTTTAACTTCTGCAGGGTACAGAATTGCTGCAGCCTTAGACAACGACCCAATTGCCACCCGAACCTACGAACGCGCTCTGGGGTCGCATGTCGATACTGCTTCAATCGAAGAGGTGTCAGGCAAAGAGATACTTGGCCGCGCAAACCTAGGCCGAGGCGACTGCATGCTCTTAGCTGGTGGCCCCCCCTGCCAAGGATTTTCTGTCCAGCGACGTGGCGATCGAGAGGATGCAAGGAACGGGCTTGTACTGCACTTCATGCGTCTCGTGGAGGAGGTGCGGCCTCAATTTTTCCTGATGGAGAATGTCGGTGGCTTGCTTAGCAAGCACGGAAAGCCATTCCTGAAAGAAATGGCGGAGCGCGCCGCGCGACTGAACTATATAATCCATATCGAACTTCTGGATGCTGCCGATTATGGCGTTCCCCAAGTGCGAAAACGTGCATTCTTGGTTGGCGAGCATGCTCCAGACCTTATTCCTAGGTTCCGGTTTCCCAAGAGAACGCACTCGACCCGGCGCGTTACTGTCCGCGATGCTATCGGCGATCTTCCCACGCCGCCAGCAGATGGCAGCCCCCACCCTGGCATCCCAAATCACTACCGAGAGGCCCGTTTATCAAAGCTAAATTTGGAGCGAATCCGTCATGTTCCGCCTGGAGGCGGACGCGAGCATCTGCCTGTGCACTTGCAACTAGCTTGCCACGTGAACAATCCGGGACATCGACATATGGATGTCTACGGGAGACTGTCGTGGGACGAGCCGTCCGTGACCCTGACGGCGAGATTTGACAGCTTTACGCGCGGAAGGTTCGGTCATCCCGACGACGACCGCAGCCTTACTGTTCGAGAAGGTGCTCGTTTGCAGACTTTCCCGGACCACTTCGTGTTCGAGGGCAACCGCGAGCAGGGAGCTCGCCAGGTTGGGAATGCTGTCCCACCTCTTTTGGCTCAGCGCATCGGTGCGGCAATCATCGAGGCGGCTGCAGCTAGACAAGAAGGTCGACTCTTGGCGCTCCCGTGA
- a CDS encoding DNA cytosine methyltransferase yields MSEKKKRAEGAQIMPQDKDSAIRRSSNYRKSEKKITQEVSDRQLSKMIARTESLPNIGVVDFFCGAGGVSIGLKAISGPAKFEIIEGIDNDQHCARTFETMVGAPCDRVDILEIANSEAALAAKMASWQLERFDKILLVGCAPCQGFAAHRKSFMEDDPRRNLFEAFCRIAAVVQPDAILMENVPDLFSAGHWPHFAAGRERLAKSGFEVRAGIYNLAGFGLPQERFRAVVMAFRAAFVLPAAPIHPGEYRTVREAIGNLPKLASGEKDPRDPMHVASKHRPSTLEILRQIPKDGGNRPVGVGPACLDRTRATHGGYTDVYGRLPWDKPSVTITARCRTPSCGRFAHPEQDRGLTTREAALLQGFPPDYLFSGPFDDGFKQVGNAVSPLVAQRLGEFVAAQLVGQSTDKWLEGVPPIEVSGAVGPGFAVTINGIKRQRTRKHAAA; encoded by the coding sequence TTGAGTGAGAAAAAGAAACGTGCAGAGGGGGCGCAAATCATGCCACAGGACAAAGATAGCGCGATAAGGCGCTCATCAAACTACCGCAAATCGGAAAAGAAAATAACCCAAGAGGTGAGCGATCGGCAACTTTCCAAAATGATCGCCAGAACTGAAAGCCTGCCCAACATCGGAGTAGTCGATTTTTTCTGCGGGGCTGGAGGTGTTAGCATAGGCCTAAAGGCTATTAGCGGCCCTGCAAAGTTCGAGATCATCGAGGGAATCGACAATGATCAGCATTGCGCCCGAACATTTGAGACTATGGTCGGGGCTCCATGCGATCGTGTGGATATTCTTGAGATAGCAAATTCAGAAGCGGCGCTCGCTGCAAAAATGGCTTCTTGGCAGCTTGAGCGCTTTGACAAGATACTCTTGGTAGGCTGTGCACCATGCCAAGGGTTTGCAGCACACCGTAAGTCATTTATGGAGGACGATCCCCGCCGCAACCTCTTTGAGGCTTTCTGCCGGATTGCGGCGGTCGTTCAGCCGGATGCAATTCTCATGGAGAACGTACCGGACCTGTTCTCTGCTGGTCACTGGCCCCATTTCGCGGCGGGACGCGAACGACTTGCAAAAAGCGGTTTTGAGGTTCGTGCAGGGATTTATAACCTTGCAGGCTTTGGCCTGCCTCAGGAGCGCTTCCGGGCTGTGGTGATGGCATTTCGCGCAGCCTTTGTTCTTCCAGCCGCTCCGATTCACCCTGGGGAGTATCGCACCGTACGAGAAGCGATCGGGAACCTACCCAAACTCGCGTCGGGCGAGAAGGATCCGCGCGACCCTATGCATGTCGCATCGAAGCATCGTCCGAGCACGCTAGAGATCCTTCGGCAGATACCGAAGGATGGCGGCAACCGACCGGTTGGTGTCGGGCCCGCATGCCTTGATCGAACGCGAGCCACACACGGCGGATACACTGATGTCTACGGGCGGCTGCCGTGGGACAAGCCGTCAGTCACGATCACAGCGCGATGCCGGACGCCCTCTTGCGGCCGCTTTGCACATCCAGAGCAAGATCGAGGACTCACTACCCGTGAGGCCGCGCTGCTACAGGGGTTCCCTCCAGACTATCTTTTTTCAGGGCCGTTCGATGACGGTTTCAAGCAAGTTGGGAATGCTGTCTCACCACTGGTTGCTCAGCGACTTGGAGAGTTCGTAGCCGCACAATTGGTGGGTCAATCAACGGATAAATGGTTGGAAGGGGTGCCGCCCATTGAGGTGAGCGGTGCGGTGGGGCCAGGGTTCGCAGTGACGATTAACGGAATAAAGCGCCAAAGGACAAGAAAACATGCAGCTGCTTAA